From Acinetobacter sp. ASP199, the proteins below share one genomic window:
- a CDS encoding tetratricopeptide repeat protein, whose protein sequence is MSAIGGDDQLESLKYFTKKYGSSIITGILVALIAFFGWEYWQKKNLAESQKQTAKVQQLMDDAGSTQGDAFAKLSDTADKIVKEAPDSAQAIQTQLVMAKLAYDKEDYAAAERALKKVENSKVDDAGLVQVVKLRLAYAQLAQKKYDAALKTLEAVNEPAFKATADEARGDIYVAKNDIENAKKVYQSAWDALVERKEERQILQIKLESVGVLVDDPEIERPIIDTQAEETE, encoded by the coding sequence ATGAGCGCAATTGGTGGTGATGATCAACTTGAAAGTTTGAAATACTTCACAAAGAAGTATGGTTCTTCAATCATTACCGGGATTCTGGTTGCGCTGATTGCCTTTTTTGGATGGGAATATTGGCAGAAGAAAAACCTGGCGGAGTCGCAGAAGCAAACCGCCAAGGTACAGCAGTTAATGGATGATGCAGGTTCTACTCAGGGCGATGCATTTGCTAAACTGTCTGATACTGCGGACAAGATTGTCAAGGAAGCACCTGACTCAGCACAAGCGATTCAGACGCAGCTAGTGATGGCAAAACTGGCATATGACAAAGAAGATTATGCAGCAGCTGAACGTGCACTGAAGAAAGTTGAGAACTCCAAGGTGGATGATGCAGGTCTGGTACAGGTGGTTAAACTTCGTCTGGCCTATGCCCAGCTGGCACAGAAAAAATATGATGCAGCACTGAAAACTTTAGAGGCGGTGAATGAGCCTGCTTTTAAAGCAACTGCGGATGAAGCACGTGGAGATATCTACGTTGCCAAAAATGATATTGAAAATGCCAAGAAAGTGTATCAAAGTGCATGGGATGCTTTGGTAGAACGCAAAGAAGAACGTCAGATTTTACAAATTAAACTAGAAAGTGTTGGCGTATTGGTCGATGATCCTGAAATTGAGCGCCCGATTATAGATACACAAGCGGAAGAAACTGAATGA
- the bamB gene encoding outer membrane protein assembly factor BamB, with amino-acid sequence MNRKYKLTCALTVLTLALAGCAGKTIKVEEAKPNPLPKLAQSKSLVPVFSSSVSSTDEADPLRLRLDADNGVVFAVNPNGEISAYQGKQRLWQKKVSKAGLSAGVEAASGLVIAGNTKGQLFALDQQTGEQRWAAQLSGAIIAQSLVHADRVITVANDGMVFAHEVSTGKQVWTYKLPNVQFSLRGMAAPVALDPRHVLIASANGYIYALDAITGVPKMQRRVAVSDGRSDIQRLNDIDGEPVVAGQFAVTTSYQGQVTVLDLASQQVIWSEDASSIQRPEVVGNGVFVAQTDGKITAYEITSGQKLWENDQLLNRQLSNPVMLGSDLVVGDLDGVLHLIDPSTGQIIGRSKTSGEVRTLRVIDNQLYVSTRKGAYSIWQNR; translated from the coding sequence ATGAATAGAAAATACAAACTCACCTGTGCCTTAACCGTCTTGACCCTTGCCCTGGCAGGTTGTGCGGGTAAAACCATTAAAGTGGAAGAAGCCAAGCCAAATCCACTCCCTAAACTTGCACAGTCAAAATCACTGGTTCCTGTATTTTCTAGCAGTGTTTCTTCTACTGATGAAGCAGATCCATTACGTTTACGCCTCGATGCAGACAACGGTGTGGTCTTTGCCGTTAATCCAAATGGTGAAATTTCTGCTTATCAAGGCAAACAACGTCTTTGGCAGAAGAAAGTGTCTAAGGCGGGCTTAAGCGCAGGTGTGGAAGCAGCTTCTGGTCTGGTGATTGCCGGCAATACCAAAGGTCAGCTGTTTGCTTTAGATCAGCAGACTGGCGAACAACGTTGGGCAGCTCAATTATCAGGTGCTATTATTGCGCAATCTTTAGTGCATGCAGACCGTGTGATTACCGTAGCGAATGATGGTATGGTCTTCGCTCATGAAGTCAGCACTGGTAAACAGGTGTGGACTTATAAGCTACCTAATGTACAATTCAGCCTCCGTGGTATGGCGGCACCTGTAGCACTTGACCCACGTCATGTGCTGATTGCCTCAGCGAATGGCTATATTTATGCGCTAGATGCAATTACGGGTGTGCCAAAAATGCAGCGCCGTGTGGCGGTGTCTGATGGTCGCTCCGATATTCAACGTCTGAATGACATTGATGGTGAACCGGTAGTGGCTGGACAGTTTGCAGTAACGACAAGTTATCAAGGTCAGGTGACTGTGCTTGATCTGGCTTCACAACAGGTCATCTGGAGTGAAGATGCCAGCAGTATCCAGCGTCCAGAAGTGGTGGGTAATGGTGTCTTTGTTGCCCAGACTGATGGTAAAATCACCGCCTATGAAATTACTTCAGGCCAAAAACTCTGGGAAAATGACCAGTTGCTAAACCGTCAGTTGAGCAACCCGGTAATGCTAGGTAGTGATCTGGTAGTTGGTGACCTGGATGGTGTATTACATCTGATTGATCCATCTACTGGGCAGATTATTGGTCGTTCCAAGACTTCTGGTGAAGTTCGCACACTGCGTGTGATCGACAACCAGCTCTATGTATCGACACGTAAGGGTGCTTACAGTATCTGGCAGAATCGTTAA
- the der gene encoding ribosome biogenesis GTPase Der, which yields MKPVIALIGRPNVGKSTLFNQITKSRDALVADFAGLTRDRKYGDAVYQNKSFIVVDTGGIGENEGGIDSYMAEQSKTAIHEADMIIFVVDARAGLLASDEQIARELRTLGKKVFLVANKVDGVHAEAALVEFYKLGMGEPMQVAASHGRGVQQMLEEVLVDVPEDEAEDEHDKNTGLRLAIIGRPNVGKSTLVNRLLGEERVVAFDQPGTTRDSIYIPFERDGRKYTLIDTAGVRRKGKVDEMIEKFSIVKTLQAMKDAHVVVVVVDAREGIVEQDLHLIGYAIEAGRAMVIAINKWDNMSEYDRKQCKLDVERRFDFIPWAKIHLISALHGTGVGELYPSIHRAYDSSHLKVSPAKITQILQDATEAHHPPKVGGRAIKMRYAHIGGQNPPTIVIHGNKVDKTPADYRRYLENVFRKVYKLEGTPVKIEFKTSENPFEGRKSQVDERTAARKRRYVQKFKKAEKKFKRG from the coding sequence ATGAAACCCGTAATTGCGCTCATTGGTCGTCCGAACGTCGGAAAATCAACTCTGTTCAACCAGATAACCAAGAGCCGTGACGCATTGGTGGCAGACTTTGCAGGTCTGACACGCGACCGTAAATATGGCGATGCTGTCTATCAAAATAAATCCTTCATTGTCGTTGATACTGGTGGTATCGGTGAGAACGAAGGTGGTATCGACTCTTACATGGCAGAGCAGTCTAAAACTGCAATTCATGAAGCAGATATGATCATCTTTGTGGTCGATGCACGTGCCGGATTGTTGGCATCGGATGAACAGATTGCCCGTGAGCTGCGTACTTTGGGTAAAAAAGTCTTCCTTGTTGCAAATAAGGTGGATGGCGTACACGCAGAGGCAGCACTAGTTGAGTTCTATAAACTCGGCATGGGTGAGCCAATGCAGGTGGCGGCAAGTCACGGTCGTGGTGTGCAGCAGATGCTTGAAGAAGTACTTGTTGATGTGCCTGAAGATGAGGCTGAAGATGAGCACGACAAGAATACTGGCTTGCGTTTAGCAATTATTGGTCGTCCAAACGTTGGTAAATCAACTCTGGTCAACCGTTTACTCGGTGAAGAGCGTGTGGTTGCATTTGACCAGCCAGGTACAACACGTGACTCGATTTACATCCCATTCGAACGCGATGGCCGTAAATACACCTTGATCGATACCGCAGGTGTACGTCGTAAAGGTAAAGTCGATGAGATGATTGAGAAATTCTCAATCGTGAAAACTTTGCAGGCGATGAAAGATGCTCACGTGGTTGTTGTCGTTGTTGATGCACGTGAAGGCATTGTAGAGCAGGATTTGCACTTGATCGGTTATGCGATTGAAGCGGGTCGTGCCATGGTGATTGCGATCAACAAATGGGACAACATGTCCGAATATGATCGTAAGCAGTGTAAGCTGGATGTTGAACGTCGTTTTGACTTCATTCCATGGGCGAAGATTCACTTGATCTCTGCGTTACATGGTACTGGTGTTGGTGAGCTTTATCCTTCTATCCACCGCGCCTATGATTCTTCGCATTTGAAAGTATCTCCTGCAAAAATCACCCAGATTCTGCAAGATGCCACTGAAGCGCATCATCCACCAAAAGTGGGTGGCCGTGCGATTAAAATGCGTTATGCGCATATTGGTGGTCAAAACCCTCCAACAATTGTGATTCATGGTAACAAAGTTGATAAGACGCCTGCGGATTACCGTCGTTACCTGGAGAACGTATTCCGTAAAGTGTATAAACTTGAAGGTACACCAGTAAAAATCGAATTTAAAACTTCTGAAAACCCATTTGAAGGCCGTAAGTCACAAGTGGACGAACGTACTGCAGCGCGTAAGCGTCGTTATGTTCAGAAATTCAAGAAAGCTGAGAAAAAATTCAAACGCGGTTAA
- a CDS encoding 4'-phosphopantetheinyl transferase superfamily protein, producing the protein MRQIRIDLNKLPVQAASDGLTRQAYLQQRKQHIVQLRNQYLSSALNFSICDHDLARTDHGKPYLKDHSDIAFNHSHSQNFYALAMSQTVKELGVDVEELSRKVRFDALAQHAFHPEEYATWQQLDCDPEYWFKVWTTKEAVLKAHGLGIRMNLNELNTLVHPQQQGGLCQHKQLGVFAFQNYILGDCVLSVAWQAEQSCRGFSFPQIQIYQHPVTSTG; encoded by the coding sequence ATGCGTCAGATTCGAATTGATTTAAACAAACTGCCGGTTCAAGCCGCATCTGACGGACTAACGCGTCAAGCATATCTCCAGCAACGTAAACAACACATTGTTCAGTTGCGAAATCAGTATTTATCCAGTGCTTTGAATTTCTCGATTTGCGATCATGATCTTGCACGTACAGACCATGGTAAACCTTATCTCAAAGACCACTCAGATATTGCCTTTAATCATAGTCATAGCCAGAATTTTTATGCACTTGCCATGAGCCAGACTGTCAAAGAGCTTGGAGTGGATGTTGAAGAGCTCAGCCGTAAAGTTCGTTTTGATGCATTGGCACAGCATGCCTTTCACCCTGAAGAATATGCGACCTGGCAACAATTGGACTGTGATCCTGAATATTGGTTTAAGGTCTGGACCACCAAAGAAGCGGTGTTAAAAGCACATGGTCTGGGTATTCGTATGAACCTGAATGAGCTTAATACTCTGGTGCATCCACAGCAGCAGGGCGGTTTGTGTCAGCATAAGCAGCTTGGTGTTTTTGCATTTCAGAATTATATACTTGGTGATTGTGTGCTCAGCGTGGCATGGCAGGCTGAGCAGTCCTGTCGTGGTTTTAGTTTTCCACAGATTCAGATTTACCAGCATCCTGTAACATCAACAGGGTGA
- a CDS encoding SDR family oxidoreductase, whose product MHSIFISGAAQGIGAAVATLFCREGYKVGIYDLNMSLAEQLAEQLGPNAHAGHLDVASYESWQTALQDFNAWAGRINILVNNAGILYSGNFEKTPIEAHHRTVDINIKGVINGCHAAFPFLERAAFARVINLSSASAIYGQADLASYATSKFAVRGLTESLDIEWHKHGIRVMDVMPLFVSTAMVQDMQAESIKKMGVHLSAEDVAQDILKLVQRKDSLLVPTHQPVGFKSQFLYHLSRLSPQFVNRMSNLLIARKS is encoded by the coding sequence ATGCACAGTATCTTTATTAGCGGTGCAGCACAAGGAATCGGTGCTGCGGTTGCTACCCTATTTTGCCGCGAAGGTTATAAGGTTGGTATTTATGATCTGAATATGAGCCTTGCCGAACAACTGGCTGAACAGCTTGGACCAAATGCACACGCTGGCCATCTGGATGTTGCCAGTTATGAGTCCTGGCAAACCGCCTTACAGGATTTTAATGCCTGGGCAGGTAGGATCAATATTCTGGTCAATAATGCCGGTATTCTCTATTCAGGAAATTTTGAAAAGACCCCTATTGAAGCACACCACCGCACAGTCGATATTAATATTAAAGGTGTCATCAATGGCTGTCATGCGGCTTTCCCTTTTCTGGAGCGTGCTGCCTTTGCCCGGGTCATTAACCTTTCCTCTGCTTCTGCGATCTATGGTCAGGCTGATCTTGCTTCCTATGCCACCAGTAAATTTGCCGTACGAGGACTGACTGAAAGTCTGGATATTGAATGGCACAAGCATGGTATTCGGGTCATGGATGTGATGCCACTTTTTGTGAGCACTGCAATGGTTCAGGATATGCAGGCAGAAAGCATCAAAAAAATGGGCGTGCATTTGAGTGCGGAAGATGTCGCCCAGGATATTTTAAAACTGGTACAGCGCAAGGACAGTTTACTGGTGCCTACCCATCAGCCCGTCGGTTTTAAAAGCCAGTTTTTATACCATCTGTCACGTTTAAGTCCGCAGTTTGTGAATCGTATGAGTAATCTGCTGATTGCCCGGAAATCCTGA
- the mazG gene encoding nucleoside triphosphate pyrophosphohydrolase → MEQLLSIMRELREKCPWDQQQTPESLTRYAIEEAYEVEAAVRSGKAEDVRDELGDLLLQVVFQSQMYSEQGAFNFQDVVQAISDKLIRRHPHVFQAEQFSKLSPEDVSVLWKQIKAQEKQGKPRSRLDEVKHAPALVQADEIQKNVAKIGFDFPDIEGAFAKLEEELGEFKEARAGQNSDEILEEFGDCLFSLVNVGRKLGISSEMALLGTIHKFRTRFALMEHQAAQQNLNIEDLSLIELDQLWEQAKQEIKQRATHENNKTSANQQRTD, encoded by the coding sequence GTGGAACAATTACTGAGCATCATGCGTGAACTACGTGAAAAATGTCCTTGGGATCAGCAGCAGACGCCTGAATCATTAACGCGTTATGCAATTGAAGAGGCGTATGAAGTTGAAGCGGCTGTTCGTTCCGGTAAGGCCGAAGATGTACGTGATGAGCTTGGTGATCTGTTGTTACAAGTGGTTTTTCAGTCGCAGATGTACAGTGAGCAAGGGGCCTTTAATTTTCAGGATGTGGTACAGGCTATTAGTGATAAATTGATCCGCCGTCATCCGCATGTATTTCAGGCTGAACAGTTTTCCAAACTTAGTCCTGAAGATGTATCTGTACTCTGGAAGCAGATTAAGGCACAAGAAAAACAGGGTAAGCCGCGTTCCCGTCTGGATGAGGTGAAACATGCACCGGCGTTGGTACAAGCGGATGAAATCCAGAAAAATGTCGCGAAGATTGGCTTTGATTTTCCTGATATAGAGGGTGCATTTGCTAAGCTTGAAGAAGAGCTGGGTGAATTCAAAGAGGCAAGGGCGGGACAGAATTCCGACGAAATTCTGGAAGAATTTGGTGATTGCTTATTTTCACTGGTAAATGTTGGTCGTAAACTTGGCATCTCGAGTGAGATGGCGTTATTAGGTACCATCCATAAATTCCGTACTCGATTTGCCTTGATGGAGCATCAGGCAGCACAACAGAATCTGAATATAGAAGACCTGTCACTGATTGAATTGGATCAGTTGTGGGAACAGGCGAAACAAGAAATAAAACAACGGGCCACGCATGAAAATAATAAAACTTCAGCCAATCAGCAGAGGACTGATTAG
- a CDS encoding ComEA family DNA-binding protein, translating to MKIIKLQPISRGLISILLTILSVLGSSFAAAAQNESYADWKAKQQQYDARLKQQQNQTIQKHSNHYLAKPELSAVSSADKIRLNSATVEQLQQLHGIGQKKAEAIIEYRNTHGKFKRVEDIQLVKGIGPVLFAKNQARLAL from the coding sequence ATGAAAATAATAAAACTTCAGCCAATCAGCAGAGGACTGATTAGCATCCTCCTCACAATTTTATCTGTACTGGGCAGTTCGTTTGCAGCGGCTGCTCAGAATGAAAGTTATGCCGACTGGAAGGCTAAACAGCAACAATACGATGCCCGGCTTAAGCAACAGCAGAATCAGACTATTCAAAAGCATAGCAATCACTATCTGGCAAAACCAGAGCTTTCCGCAGTTTCCAGTGCAGACAAGATTCGACTGAATTCCGCTACGGTTGAGCAGTTGCAGCAGCTGCATGGCATTGGTCAGAAGAAAGCAGAAGCGATCATTGAATATCGCAACACGCATGGCAAGTTTAAACGTGTTGAAGATATTCAGCTGGTCAAGGGAATTGGCCCGGTACTATTTGCTAAAAATCAGGCTCGACTGGCACTGTAA
- the pcnB gene encoding polynucleotide adenylyltransferase PcnB, protein MQTLRASKCGLSTAQLPSYILDVIDALNKAGYEAYIVGGSVRDLMLGLNPKDFDAVTNATPAQVKEVFGRRCRIIGRRFELAHVYSGRELVEVATFRAPPKKAVTSAQGMILRDNNWGTIEQDFARRDFSINAMYYQPRKGIVLDFCNAVDDIKHKTLRLLGDPTLRFEEDPVRMLRTLRFAAKLNFNIDEAILDIFTPEMTQLLRDVSPHRLYDESQKLFTMGHLNRVLPMLIDFGIWRQLFAEIKPEITPFIERAATNTDQRISIGKTINPAFFYAVLLWKPFLERCDFYLSKGIIPAEARAQAGLDVLKRQATRTIIPRFAETFIREVWEMQTRLLNPKPQQIEALSGHARFRAGFDFLLLREKSGDETAQGMGSWWDAYQQMGGDEKERAIAQYNRQRAKSRRKATQEEHLEQRLAAQETTEIEPLVNEPEPRSRRTRKPKQAAETRSVSHAAASANGEIGPDHPIMKRKRVQRDLSQVVFGPTQ, encoded by the coding sequence TTGCAAACTTTGCGCGCGTCAAAATGTGGTTTATCAACCGCTCAATTACCTTCTTATATCCTCGATGTGATTGATGCCTTAAACAAGGCTGGCTATGAAGCTTATATTGTTGGTGGTAGTGTACGAGATCTGATGCTGGGCTTGAACCCTAAAGATTTCGATGCTGTCACTAACGCAACTCCCGCTCAGGTCAAAGAAGTATTCGGGCGACGTTGCCGTATTATCGGACGTCGTTTTGAACTGGCTCATGTCTATTCTGGTCGCGAACTGGTAGAAGTTGCGACTTTCCGTGCACCGCCGAAAAAGGCCGTGACTTCGGCTCAAGGCATGATTCTGCGTGACAATAACTGGGGTACGATTGAGCAGGACTTTGCTCGCCGCGATTTCTCGATTAATGCAATGTATTACCAGCCACGTAAAGGCATCGTGCTGGATTTCTGCAATGCAGTAGATGATATTAAACACAAAACCCTGCGTCTGCTGGGTGATCCAACGCTCCGGTTTGAAGAAGATCCAGTCCGTATGCTGCGTACATTGCGTTTTGCAGCAAAATTAAACTTCAATATTGATGAAGCGATTCTGGATATCTTTACGCCAGAGATGACCCAGCTGCTTCGTGATGTCTCTCCGCATCGTCTTTATGATGAGTCGCAGAAGCTGTTCACCATGGGCCATCTAAACCGCGTATTACCAATGCTGATTGACTTTGGGATCTGGCGTCAGCTGTTTGCAGAGATTAAACCTGAAATCACGCCGTTTATTGAACGTGCTGCGACCAATACCGATCAACGCATCTCGATTGGCAAGACGATTAATCCAGCTTTCTTCTATGCGGTATTATTATGGAAGCCCTTCCTGGAACGTTGTGATTTCTACCTGAGTAAAGGCATTATACCTGCTGAAGCACGTGCTCAAGCCGGCTTGGACGTGTTAAAGCGTCAGGCAACCCGTACCATCATTCCACGTTTTGCGGAAACCTTTATTCGTGAGGTTTGGGAAATGCAGACCCGTCTGTTGAATCCAAAACCACAGCAAATTGAAGCGCTGTCTGGTCATGCGCGTTTCCGTGCCGGCTTTGACTTCCTGTTACTCCGTGAAAAATCAGGTGATGAAACGGCGCAGGGCATGGGCAGCTGGTGGGATGCTTATCAGCAAATGGGCGGTGATGAAAAAGAACGTGCGATTGCACAGTATAACCGTCAGAGAGCCAAGAGCCGTCGTAAAGCGACTCAGGAAGAGCATCTGGAACAGCGTCTGGCTGCTCAGGAAACCACTGAAATTGAGCCATTGGTCAATGAGCCAGAACCACGTAGTCGTCGTACCCGTAAGCCTAAACAGGCAGCAGAAACCAGATCGGTTTCCCATGCAGCAGCCAGTGCCAACGGTGAGATTGGACCAGATCATCCAATTATGAAGCGTAAGCGTGTACAGCGTGATTTAAGCCAAGTTGTTTTTGGACCGACACAATGA
- the folK gene encoding 2-amino-4-hydroxy-6-hydroxymethyldihydropteridine diphosphokinase, whose protein sequence is MTITYIGLGSNLGDSRQIMAEAVQKLATLGAVKVSHLYQSPPMGPQDQPNYHNAAVQLITDLAPLDLLDRLQALEQEAGRVRLRHWGERTLDLDLLIYGDERIQNERLTVPHVGVMERDFVLLPLLDLDTELQLNGQALKDLNIVKQSTLTILDRTNWANI, encoded by the coding sequence ATGACTATTACTTATATTGGCTTAGGTAGTAATCTTGGTGATTCACGCCAGATTATGGCCGAAGCGGTACAAAAGCTGGCAACACTGGGCGCTGTAAAAGTTTCACATCTGTATCAAAGTCCACCAATGGGTCCACAGGATCAGCCGAATTATCATAATGCTGCGGTGCAGTTGATCACGGATCTGGCACCACTTGATCTGCTGGATCGTCTACAGGCATTGGAACAGGAAGCAGGCCGGGTACGTTTACGTCACTGGGGTGAACGTACGCTAGATCTGGACTTGCTCATCTACGGTGATGAACGTATTCAGAATGAGCGTTTGACTGTGCCGCATGTCGGTGTAATGGAACGCGATTTTGTATTATTGCCGTTGTTGGATCTTGATACTGAATTACAGCTGAATGGACAAGCATTAAAAGACCTAAACATCGTAAAACAATCAACCTTGACGATCCTTGATCGCACGAATTGGGCAAATATTTAA
- the panB gene encoding 3-methyl-2-oxobutanoate hydroxymethyltransferase: MISLSDLRRFKADGRKFSCLTCYDASMAKAMEIAEVDTILIGDSLGMTIQGHDSTLPVTVADMAYHTAAVRRANQHAFILTDLPFMSYATLNDALQSARTVMQAGAQMVKLEGGAWLAETVQVMTRNGIPVCVHLGLTPQSVNVFGGYKLQARSRAAADQLLADCKAVVEAGAALLLLECVPAQLGKEVAELFPEIPVIGIGAGVDTDGQVLVVQDMLGLNFGHTAKFVRNFMKEQSGANAILDAFKAYHAAVLDSSFPAPEHTFQVEL, from the coding sequence ATGATCAGTCTGAGTGACTTAAGACGATTCAAGGCGGACGGCCGTAAATTCTCCTGTCTGACCTGCTACGATGCCAGCATGGCCAAAGCCATGGAAATTGCCGAAGTAGATACTATTCTGATCGGGGATTCTCTGGGCATGACCATTCAGGGTCATGATTCTACTTTGCCAGTGACAGTCGCTGATATGGCCTATCATACTGCTGCAGTGCGCCGTGCGAATCAGCATGCCTTTATTCTGACGGATCTGCCATTCATGAGCTATGCCACATTGAATGATGCATTGCAAAGCGCCCGTACTGTGATGCAGGCTGGTGCTCAGATGGTCAAGCTGGAAGGTGGTGCATGGCTGGCTGAAACCGTGCAGGTCATGACACGTAATGGTATTCCAGTTTGTGTACACCTCGGTTTGACACCACAATCGGTGAATGTTTTTGGCGGTTATAAATTACAGGCACGTAGCCGAGCAGCGGCTGATCAGCTGCTTGCTGACTGTAAGGCTGTGGTTGAGGCGGGTGCTGCCTTGTTATTGCTTGAATGTGTGCCTGCACAACTTGGTAAAGAAGTTGCTGAGCTATTCCCGGAAATTCCAGTGATTGGTATTGGCGCGGGTGTAGATACAGATGGCCAAGTACTTGTGGTGCAAGACATGCTGGGCCTGAACTTTGGTCATACGGCCAAATTTGTACGTAACTTTATGAAAGAACAATCAGGTGCCAATGCAATCCTGGATGCATTTAAGGCCTATCATGCTGCCGTACTAGACAGCTCATTCCCTGCACCTGAACATACCTTCCAGGTTGAGTTATAA
- the panC gene encoding pantoate--beta-alanine ligase, with protein MKTETTIQGLAASLNPARSARKIIGFVPTMGNLHQGHLNLVREARKLCDVVVVSIFVNPIQFGPNEDFDNYPRTLEQDQQLLAEVGCDIVFVPTVEQMYGNKPRLTNISVSDITNDLCGLQRPSHFDGVAVVVTKLFNIVQPSYAFFGEKDYQQLAVIRQFVQDLNIPLEVIGVPIARAEDGLALSSRNGYLTEQERQTAPTIYRSLKAAEQQLHEGAALDAVLTDIRQTLTDAGFVVDYIEVRTPELQKINEFNQDLVLFIAAKLGKTRLIDNLQVKYSASH; from the coding sequence ATGAAAACAGAAACTACAATCCAGGGTTTGGCAGCATCGTTAAACCCGGCTCGTTCAGCACGTAAAATTATTGGCTTTGTACCTACTATGGGGAATCTGCACCAAGGTCACCTAAATCTGGTGCGTGAAGCGCGTAAATTATGTGATGTGGTGGTGGTCAGTATCTTTGTGAATCCGATTCAGTTTGGGCCAAACGAAGATTTTGATAACTATCCACGTACCTTGGAGCAGGATCAGCAATTACTCGCTGAAGTAGGTTGTGACATCGTCTTTGTACCAACCGTCGAACAGATGTATGGCAATAAACCACGTCTGACCAATATCAGCGTATCTGATATCACCAATGACCTGTGTGGTTTGCAGCGTCCAAGTCATTTTGATGGTGTGGCAGTCGTTGTGACAAAATTGTTTAACATAGTTCAGCCAAGCTATGCTTTCTTCGGTGAAAAAGATTACCAGCAGCTGGCAGTGATTCGCCAATTTGTACAAGACTTGAATATTCCACTGGAAGTGATTGGGGTGCCGATTGCGCGTGCTGAAGATGGTTTGGCGTTGAGTTCACGGAATGGTTATCTGACTGAGCAGGAACGCCAGACTGCGCCAACTATCTACCGTAGCTTAAAAGCAGCGGAGCAGCAGTTGCATGAAGGTGCAGCATTGGATGCAGTGTTGACTGACATTCGTCAGACACTCACTGATGCCGGATTTGTGGTAGATTATATTGAGGTACGTACGCCAGAATTACAAAAGATTAATGAATTTAATCAGGATCTTGTGTTATTCATTGCGGCGAAACTGGGTAAGACACGTTTGATCGACAATTTGCAGGTGAAATATTCTGCAAGTCATTAA
- the rapZ gene encoding RNase adapter RapZ, which yields MKRILIVTGQSGSGKSSALQVLEDLGYYCIDNLPLALLPEIVAKLDQENNLEQLALGVDVRSTRADLQEFDHVFEQLQQHGTVDVIYLTTQDQELIARFSASRRPHPLAARFKSLNECIQEEKLLLLPIQLRSTVHIDTSDKSVHDLKHTLLHKLGQTDNLILILQSFGYKHGIPLDADYVFDVRHLPNPHWDLELRKFSGLDQPVQTFLQKSEQVEDMFQDIYHFLEKWLPAFSEGHRHYITVSVGCTGGQHRSVYIVDRLKKALEAKWSVQVLHREMKHWS from the coding sequence ATGAAGCGCATCTTAATTGTGACAGGCCAATCTGGTTCAGGTAAGTCATCTGCCTTGCAGGTGCTGGAAGATCTGGGTTATTACTGTATCGATAACCTGCCGCTGGCACTGCTTCCTGAAATTGTAGCGAAACTGGATCAGGAAAATAATCTGGAACAGTTGGCGTTAGGGGTGGATGTTCGTAGTACCCGGGCTGATCTGCAAGAGTTTGATCATGTCTTCGAACAGCTGCAACAGCATGGCACAGTCGATGTCATTTATCTGACCACCCAGGATCAGGAGCTGATTGCACGTTTCAGTGCTTCACGCCGTCCACATCCACTGGCTGCACGTTTTAAAAGTCTGAATGAATGCATTCAGGAAGAAAAGTTACTTTTGCTTCCGATCCAGTTGCGCTCAACGGTACATATCGATACTTCTGACAAAAGTGTGCATGACCTGAAGCATACCCTGCTGCATAAGCTCGGTCAGACAGATAACCTGATTCTGATTTTACAGTCCTTTGGTTACAAGCATGGTATTCCATTGGATGCCGATTATGTCTTTGATGTGCGTCATCTGCCCAACCCACACTGGGATCTGGAACTGCGTAAATTTTCCGGACTGGATCAGCCTGTACAGACTTTCCTTCAAAAGAGTGAGCAGGTGGAAGACATGTTCCAGGATATTTACCATTTTTTGGAAAAATGGCTGCCGGCTTTTTCTGAAGGGCACCGTCACTACATCACAGTTTCTGTAGGTTGTACCGGTGGTCAACATCGTTCTGTTTATATTGTGGATAGACTAAAAAAAGCGCTTGAGGCAAAATGGTCTGTTCAAGTCCTCCACCGAGAAATGAAGCACTGGTCATGA